Within the Flavobacterium sp. 9R genome, the region CGCTCATCGGCAATGCTATAACAAGTAAAATCAGGATGACTCGCAAAACCAATCGTTAAAGGGGCATTTCGAGAACCTGGAGAGATAACTATTGTTTGAATTCCTTTGGCTAAAAAAATCTGAAGTATGCTTTGTGCTAAAGGTATTTTGGGATAAACCATTTTTAAAGTTGGAAATTAGATGTTAAAAAAGTTAGAAGTTATACCACTTCAACTTGGAGTACAAAGTTACAAACTTGACCGCCCAATTCCTTCAAATAGCATCATTTTTTACTATTTTTGGATAGAAATATTTTTAAAATGAAGATAGCAATACGCCCTTACCAAACCGAAGACACACAAGCCATATTGGACATCATCAACTATAACATTTTGCATTCAACCGCTTTGTATGATTACAACATCCGAACGTATGAACAACAAAAAGCCATTTTGGATGATAAATTGGCCAAAAAATTCCCTATAATCGTAGCCGAAGCAGATGGTCAAGTGGTTGGTTTTGGAATGTACAGCGAGTTTCGTTTTAGAGAAGCCTATAAATTTACTGTCGAACATTCTGTCTATGTAGCCAATGATTACCACGGAAAAGGAATAGGAAACCTACTCTTAGCAGAATTAATTACTTTGGCCAAAGCGCAAAAACTCCACACGATGATTGCAGTTATCGATGCCGAAAATCAAGGTAGCGTTTTGTTTCATGAAAAATTCGGATTCAAAACTGTGGGCATCATCAAAGAATCGGGCTATAAATTTAATCGTTGGTTGCATTCGGTATTTATGCAATTGATTTTGGAGTAAAGTAGTTTTATTTTGCCACGAATTCACGAATTGTTTTTTATCTATTCGGACATTCGTTCCAAATAACAGCCACGAATGCACAAATTAAATTTTAAATTCATAGCTTAAAAACAGTACAAATTTTTAAATTTTCTTGAATTTGAGTAATCTGCAGACTTTTTTTATTTTACAAATTTGTGAATTCGTAGCTAAAAAACAGAAAATCAAATAATGAGTCGCCTTCCACTGGAAAGACTTATCTTTGCAGCTTTATTACGACTATGAGTTTTACATTGCTTTCTTCACCCTTGCAAGGATTCACCGATTACCGATTTCGAAATGCACAACAAAAATATTTTGGCGGTATCGACACTTTCTATTCGCCTTACATTCGATTGAATGGAAAATTGGTTATCAAAAACTCCTATCACAGAGATTTACTCCCAGAAAACAATGCTACACTTGAAGTAATTCCGCAGGTAATTACGAACGATGCTGAAGAATTTTTATTTGTTGCCCGCTATGTAAAAGAATTGGGATACAAAGAACTCAACTGGAATCTAGGTTGCCCCTACCCGATGGTTACCAAATCTGGAATGGGTTCAGGTCTCATAAGTAATACCGAAAAAATCAATCACATACTCGACAGAGCGCATACCGAAACCGACATCATTGTTTCGATGAAAATGCGTTTGGGCTACGAATCGCCACAAGAAATATTGGACGTCCTTCCTATTTTGGACCAATATCCCATAAAAAACATTGCCATTCACGCTCGTTTAGGGAAACAATTGTACAAAGGAGGTGTCGATTTGGAAGGTTTTCAAAACTGCATTGACGCTACCAAACATAAATTGTATTACAACGGGGACATCACATCGGTGGCGCAATTTCAAAAGATGCAGCAACGTTTCCCGAGTATCGACCACTGGATGATTGGCCGCGGGTTGATTGCAGACCCGTTCCTTCCTAGTATGATTAAAAACAATACTTTCGAATACCCCAAAAATAAAATGGAAGTGTTTAGTCAATTTCATGATACGCTTTACGAAGGCTACAGCGAATCCTTATCTGGTGCCACTCATATTCTCCTAAAAATGCATCATTTGTGGGAGTACTTTTCGGTACTTTTTTCGAATCCTCATAAAGTGCATAAGAATATCAAAAAAGCCAAGAGCATCAAAAATTATGAAGCTACGGTAAAAGAAATTATAGCGAAAGAGCCGTAATTCTAACGCAAATTCGCAAACTATTTTTTTTTATAGTTTTGAATTGAAACACAGATTTAGCAAAATAAAATTTGCGAATTTGCGGTTCTGTTTTTTTAGCAAAATATTGAGCTTTCTACAAAAAAAGAGAGCTCAATAGGCAAGCTCTCTTTAACAAATTAAATTACTAAAAACTGATATATAACAACAAACTAACTTTTTATCCAATTCACAATTTTTGGGTCGGTTGGTAAGGTTCTAGGTGAAATAACATCAACTAATTCGCCTTTTTCATTCAACAAGTATTTTTGGAAA harbors:
- a CDS encoding GNAT family N-acetyltransferase — translated: MKIAIRPYQTEDTQAILDIINYNILHSTALYDYNIRTYEQQKAILDDKLAKKFPIIVAEADGQVVGFGMYSEFRFREAYKFTVEHSVYVANDYHGKGIGNLLLAELITLAKAQKLHTMIAVIDAENQGSVLFHEKFGFKTVGIIKESGYKFNRWLHSVFMQLILE
- a CDS encoding tRNA-dihydrouridine synthase; translated protein: MSFTLLSSPLQGFTDYRFRNAQQKYFGGIDTFYSPYIRLNGKLVIKNSYHRDLLPENNATLEVIPQVITNDAEEFLFVARYVKELGYKELNWNLGCPYPMVTKSGMGSGLISNTEKINHILDRAHTETDIIVSMKMRLGYESPQEILDVLPILDQYPIKNIAIHARLGKQLYKGGVDLEGFQNCIDATKHKLYYNGDITSVAQFQKMQQRFPSIDHWMIGRGLIADPFLPSMIKNNTFEYPKNKMEVFSQFHDTLYEGYSESLSGATHILLKMHHLWEYFSVLFSNPHKVHKNIKKAKSIKNYEATVKEIIAKEP